A section of the Zymoseptoria tritici IPO323 chromosome 9, whole genome shotgun sequence genome encodes:
- a CDS encoding uncharacterized protein (probable D-amino acid oxidase, secreted), whose protein sequence is MASNIVVLGAGVTGLTTALVLAKNGHRVTIVAKHMPGDYDIEYASPWAGANYLPVSKPNTQFESFERRTWPELERLARDVPEAGVHFQDTYLYRRSKDVNSPVGDWFKELIREDAWFKDVVPNFKVLSKAQTPDGMDGGTSFTSVCINTALYLPWLASQCLALGSVLKRGIVEHVTDAAKLHHSGRPADLVVNCTGLSSLKLGGVEDTTLYPARGQIVLVRNSPGVMASTSGTDDGPDEAVYIMDRAAGGGCVLGGCLQKGNWESQPDPNLAVRIMKRAVELCPQMVPPGAGIEALSVIRHGVGLRPMREDGIRVDKEVIAGPDGRKVAVVHNYGHGGYGYQTSYGATADAVKLVEEALQQKAR, encoded by the exons ATGGCGTCAAACATTGTCGTTTTAGG TGCAGGTGTGACAGGCCTGACAACGGCACTGGTACTCGCGAAGAACGGTCATAGAGTCACCATCGTTGCGAAGCACATGCCGGGTGATTACGACATCGAATATGCTTCACCATGGGCTGGAGCGAACTATCTTCC AGTCAGCAAACCCAACACACAGTTCGAGTCGTTCGAGCGAAGAACATGGCCGGAGTTGGAGAGACTTGCACGAGATGTGCCTGAAGCTGGAGTTCACTTTCAAG ATACCTACCTGTACCGACGATCGAAAGATGTCAATTCGCCAGTAGGAGATTGGTTCAAAGAGCTCATCAGAGAGGACGCGTGGTTCAAGGATGTCGTTCCGAAC TTCAAAGTCTTGTCAAAAGCTCAAACTCCAGACGGAATGGACGGCGGCACATCCTTCACCTCAGTCTGCATCAACACAGCTCTCTACCTACCCTGGCTCGCATCACAATGTCTAGCACTCGGCTCCGTGCTCAAAAGAGGAATCGTCGAGCATGTAACCGACGCCGCGAAGCTCCACCACAGCGGCAGACCCGCAGACCTCGTGGTCAACTGCACGGGACTCTCGTCACTCAAACTCGGCGGCGTGGAGGATACCACTCTCTACCCTGCTCGTGGACAGATCGTGCTCGTCCGCAATAGTCCTGGAGTCATGGCTTCTACCTCCGGCACAGATGATGGTCCAGATGAGGCTGTGTACATCATGGATCGTGCAGCGGGAGGTGGTTGTGTGCTTGGTGGATGTCTACAGAAGGGTAACTGGGAGAGTCAGCCAGATCCCAACCTCGCGGTGCGGATTATGAAGCGGGCGGTGGAATTGTGTCCGCAAATGGTTCCACCGGGTGCTGGTATTGAGGCGTTGAGCGTGATTCGGCATGGTGTTGGGTTGAGGCCGATGCGTGAGGATGGTATCAGAGTCGACAAGGAGGTGATTGCCGGCCCGGATGGTCGGAAGGTGGCTGTTGTGCACAATTATGGTCATGGAGGCTATGGCTATCAGACGTCGTATGGTGCGACTGCTGATGCTGTGAAGCTGGTCGAGGAGGCGCTTCAGCAGAAGGCCAGG